The sequence GATTCACGCGCTGCCCACCGGGGTTAAGGGACCTTAAAGAGCGAAACCCGCCAACCAGAAGGAGGTTGACGGGAAATTCGGCGCGCGTGGGATAAGTGCCGAGCAGCGAGCGAAGAAAACCACCTTGTCGCGCACGCCCGCGCCAATCTGGCTTGCGCAGTGTGAAGCGCACAGTGCTAATGAAATGGGGGTCCGCTAATGGAATGGGTGTTCTCGGTACAGGGCTATGTGTGAATCATGCTCCGGAAGTCCCGGTTTCGGACCCCAAGAATTCAAGCCCCAATGGCACACAACGCACGGACTAGGTTAGGCGGTGAGAAGTGCGCGTCCGAAGAAATCCGACTCATCGCGCACACCTGGCAACGCATAGAAATAGCCACCGCCATAAGGACGGATGTAGTCCGCGAGCGGCTCGCCCTCAAGGCGCTTTTGCACGGTGATGAACTGGCGCTCCAGATCCTGTTGGAAGCAGATAAACACCAAACCTACATCGAGGGTGCCATTATCGCGCACGCCGTTGTCGTAGTTATACGCGCGGCGCAGCATAAGCTGATCCGCGGTCTCCGGAGTGCGCGGGTTAGCCAAACGGATATGGGCATCGGTAGGAATGACGTCTCCGTGATCGTCCAGGTAGCTTGGTTCCGCCCATTCATCGCCGCCCGAGAGCGGCCCGCCAGTGGCACGGTCACGCCCGAAAATCTGCTCCTGTTCCGCAATGGAAATACGATCCCAGAACTCGGTGTACATCGCAATAAGGCGCACCACCATGTAGCTTCCTCCCGCGGCCCACGCGGGCTCATCGGTACCAGCCCACACTAGGGTGTCGTTCTCCTCTTCTTTCGGGTTCACTATTCCGTCCTTGAACCCCAAATGGTTACGTTGCGTGCCGGACGGGCGGGGCTCGTTCATGTATCCAGACTGGCGCCAGCGCACCGCGACGTCGCCGCGTGTGTGGCGCAAGATATCGCGCAGCGCGTGCAGAACGGTGTCGTGCTGGTCGGCGCAAATCTGGATGGCGAGGTCACCATGACAGAGATTTTCTTGAAGCGAGTCGTCGGCAAAAGCTTCCATCGTGGATAGGTGCGCAGGTTTGTGCGAGCTGAGGCCGAAACGGTCATCAAAAAGAGACTCGCCCACCGCCACGGTAATGGACAGGTTGTCCGTAGGCAGGTCAGTTCCCAGCTCACCGGAATCATTCGCCGGGTAAGCAATACCATCGGGCGGGGTCTGGCCGCCAGTAGTAAGGAAGCGAGCGCGATCCGTTATGTTGCGCAGAAGGGTCTCCAAACGCGACACATCTGCGAATTGGATATCAAGAGCAATAACCTCACAAAACTTCTGTGGCGCCGTCACAATGCCCTCTTGGTGCTCGCCGTGAAAGGCGGCAACTTCCTCAAGGTCCTTACTCCTGCCATTGTCCGGATTCGTCATCGGCTTGGAAGAACCGAAGAAGCTCGATTGCGCATTCGCCGTTGGTACGGCGACCGCCGCGGTACTCGCGGCGAGTCCCGAAAGAAAAGAGCGACGAGAGAAGTGAAACGGGCAGGTCATTAATCCATCCTTCGGACAACAGTCACGGTAGCTACCGGAGCGAGCAACTCGTTGGCGCTCGCAACCGCAGCTTGCAGGCGCAAACGATCCTTCTGGGACCATTCAGCAAAGGCAACGTCATACTTCGCATCGAATTCAGCGGCCAAAGCATCAAGTTCTTCAAGCTGGGCGTAAATCGGCGCCGTATCTAGACCGCGGCCTTCCACCAGCTCACGTACTGGGTCGAGCATGAAACGAGTGGAGAGGACATTGGCGCGCAATGCCACTGGTAGCGCATGGGCGCCGTAATCACGCTCGCCGCGCATATCGAATCGCTCAAATTCTTCCATCACCTCGTGGGTGCGCAGGCCATAATCGGGAGCTGGCACTGTAAAATGCGTCTTTTCAAGGGTCTCAACTTTGGCGTGAACGGCGGCCACAAGGGCGTCGGCAAGCGTAGGCGTGAGGTCGGCGTCGGAGAAGAGCTGCTTTTCGACGCCCCCATACTCAACATCCTCTCCCGGCCACAGACCCGAATAGTTGTCAAAGGTGCGAAAGAACTCGTAGAACTCGAGATAGGCGGCCTGTGCATCGGCACGATTACCGGAATGAACAGCCTTACCCAAGGCATCAGCTTTGCTAGCAAGTTCGGGAAGGCGCTTCTTTTGTTGCGTTGCCTGTTCAATGGCGACCGCGGAAATCTCGCGGTCCGTAATAGGCACCATCTTCGGAGCGTTCGTAAAGGTGGAGCCAGACACTGTGAAGTTATTCGACTTAATGGCGGAGTCGTTATGGAACACGCACGTCAGGTGGTACGTACCGTTCTGAAGCTTGGGGGTCCAGGCGCGCTGAGCAGGGCTGCCAACGCGCTCGAGGACCTGGTAGGCGTTACCCGCATCATCTGCAACGTAGACGGTGAGGGCAAGGCCGGTAGTGTTGAAGACCTTCCACTCCGCCTGTCCCTGAACGTCGTCCGGAGTCGGACAGTGGTACACGTCGCGCACATTGAGCTGCGGCTCCGATTTCTCAGCAGACACCTTAGGGGGCGCATCGGAACGCGAAGAGCTGAGCCCGAAGGAGCTTTGAGCATCGGCGGTGGGGGTGGCGATGAGCATGACGGCAAGCGCCGCAGTGGTGATATGGAAGGTCTTCATGGGTTTGTCAGATTAGAACGGCAGCTTGATACCGAGCTTGTCTAGGTCCAGGCCGGGGTGACCGTTCATGAACCAACCAACGACACCGGCGGCAGCAGCGGCAAGCACGGCGAGGATGGCGAAGACGCCACCCTTGGAAGACTCGGAAGACTTGTCCTTCTTATCTTCGTCCTTCTTGTCATCGGAAGGCTTGGTCTCAGAAGGCTTGGTCTCAGACTGCAGCTTGGTGATTTCCGGAACGCCGTTTTCGGTCACCTTCGGATCATTCATGCCCTCGACGACCGGCTTGAGGTTGGTGCCAGCGCGAGGGGTGACATCGACGTGTTCGATCGAGGCATAGTCCTTTGCCACCGTGCCGTCGGTCTCGTTGAGGAAAAGCTTTGGAGCTTTCTCACCGTTGAAGTCAAACATGTTGTTCAGCTCGCCGGCGCGTTCATCGAAGGCGATGCCACCCAAGCGGCCCAGTCCGAAGTTGTCCTGGATGAACTTGGTGACGGAGGTCTGCTCGGTGTAGGTCGAATCAACGAAGTTGGTCTTGGCATACGGGGAAACCACGATAAGCGGCTGGCGGGTACCCGGACCGCACTGACCATGCTCGTCACCGGCAACGCCGACCTTAGCAGCAGCCGCAGTGCAAATCTCGGAGTCTTGGTGTGGGTCATTGGAGCCGTTGAGGATCTCCGGTGCCTGGTGGTCGTACCAACCATCGGAATCATCGTAGGCAATAATCACGGCGGTGGAGTCCCACTCCGGGGAGTTCTGCAGCTCGTTGATGTAGTGGGTAATAAAAGCCTGTTCATCGAGCGGGTTGGAGTAGCTTGCGTGACCATCCTGGAAGTTCGACGCCTTAAGGAAGGACACAGCCGGCAGGTTGCCCTGCTTGAGGGCGGTGTCGAAATCCTTTAGATCGTACTGGTGGTTAGCCCGGTCCGTCTTGCCGATCATGTCATCGCTCGACGGCGCGAGGTGGTGGGGATTCGCCGTCGATGCATAGTACTGGAACGGCTGGTGGTGCGGGTTGTAGTCCGTCTGAGGATTACCGGTCAGCGTAGTGTGAGACGAGCCGCAGCGAGCACGGGAGGTATCGGTGGCCTCTTCAGTAGGACGGAAACCACCCTGGAACCAGCCCCACGTGACGTCCTTTTCGTTGAGCTGGTCGCCGATGTTCTTGGAGTGCATCGCGGTGACTTGGTTGGTGCCAGCGGAGGAACTGTTGGAGCAATCGTCGTACAGCGGATCCGGGTCTCCCACCACGGTGGCGGTCTTTCCGTCTTCCGAAACACCGGCCAAAGCGTGGTTCTCGCCATCTTTGATGGTCTGCTGCTCACCCGTGGCGGGGTCATGCATCGTGGCACCAGCAACGGTTCCTGCAATAAGGTTCAGCGCGCCCGGCGTAGATGGACCGAAAATAGTGGAGAACGAATTATCGTTCATGGCGAAGTTCTGCGCATAGTTCCACATGCCGGTAACGGTGTTGCCATCGTAGTAGCCCATGGTCAGGCCGGTGGTGCCGTAGGACTGCGGGTCATACTTGTCATTGTCTACAGACACAGTCTCAGGGAACTTGTCCATCTTTCCGCCGTTGTAGGCCTTCTGCTCATCGGCGTAGTGGTGGTTCTGGTCCGCAGTCACAGCCTGCTCCGGGGTGAGACGGAAAGGCTTAGTAGAGTTCGGGTTCTTATCTCCGAGCAGGTCATTGTTCTCCAAGTTGTTGACCTTCGGGGTGCCTTCCTTGGCCTTAAATTTCGGGGCATCCTTTTCACTGCCCTGCAGCTTCTCGCCGTCTTTATTGAGGGCATTCGGGTACGTTGCGAAGTAGTGATCGAAGGAAATATTCTCCGAGTAAATGACCACGACGTGCTCGATGGGGGTCGCAGGGGCAGCTAGGGCCGGGACGGCGGACGTGGTTGCAGCAACTGCGGCGCACAGGGCCACAGCACGAGAGCGAAGTTTCATGGAAGATTCCAACCTTAGATGAGACTCTTAGGAACAATGAGGTTGAAAGTGGCTGTGGCTCGCCAGACGAGTCATTGGTCGCTTTCACAGCGGATTTAACGCCTACTGTGGCGTTGCCGCAACAAAAGAAAAAGGGCATTCCCCGGAAAGATAATGCCCTGAAAGCGCTGTCTAGACCACCAATTTACCGTTCAGCGGACATGACAGCAGTTCATGTACAATTCATAGTAAATTTTCCTAATCGCTATCCGTGGACAGCGCTGCCACGAAGGCCTCCTGCGGCACCGAGACGGAGCCCAAGGACTTCATGCGCTTCTTACCGGCCTTCTGCTTCTCCAGCAGCTTGCGCTTACGCGAAATATCGCCGCCGTAACACTTGGCCAGCACGTCCTTGCGCATCGCGCGGATGTTCTCACGCGCGATGATCTTCGACCCAATGGCCGCCTGGATGGGTACCTCGAACTGCTGGCGTGGGATGCCATTAAACCGGCTCTCTACTAGTGTCGACTACATGTCCCAATTCCGCAGCGCTTTCGTACCTGCCGCCATCCTCGTGGCAGGGCTTGTCATCCTCGCAGTGCTCTACGTAGGCTTAAGCCGCCATTACAACGAGCAGGAGCTGCAGGCGCTTATCGACGGCGCCAATCCCAACGGCCAAGACTATAGCGTCATCATCCACAACGAGCTGACCTGGAGCTATTCTTTTAACGCCGAGTAATACAGCGTTCCGGTTGCGGGGTGGCTGGACCTGTTTTAGGCTTCCGGGTCATGGGGGTATTAGAAACCTACTTCCACTACCGCAATTCGGTGATCACACGAGCGTGTCAAGTTGTCTGCGTGGGGTTAGGTTTATAGGTATTTGCCGTAGCGGTCAAGCAGCTGCACGAAATGAAGCAGTGGCAGAAAAGTGTGTGTGTGTGAGCGTGTCAAGGTTTATCGTGCACGATCAACAAAGAAAAAGAATTCCACACCCACCCACAACATAAAGAAGCTATATCTATTTTCAACTGAAAAAATACACACTGGCGCCCAAGTGTAATGCGCGATACACTTGCATGTGTCACTAGTCACATACCATTTGACCTAGGAGACCCCATGTGGCTTGACGGATATCAACAGCAATTCGGAAACCGGCTAGAGGACTTCCTCACAGAAACAGTCCCCAGAGTGCTCACAGAGCTAACATCTTCCCAGAAGAAGCAAGTTACCAATGGCGCACAAGAGTTTCCCTTCGAACCCCTTCTCGAAATCCTCAATTCTAAACACAGCTATGAAGACACAGTCTCCCGAATCATAGCCGTAACGGGGATATGGATGAATGCCGCATCAGGGAGCCAGTGGTGTGTTGGTCCTCTAAACAGCACGGATTACTCTGAAAGAGTAGGCATAGGAGTCAGATGGGGCGAGATCGCTTTTTCGCCGTTGTCGAACATGTCGGAGAATCTGGTAGATTCATTTCCCACTTGGCCGGGCGTGCTCATGGAATTTTCTCGCATGCAAGAGGCGGATCGCGATTATTACAAACAGAGAATCCTGGAAACTCGTCCAAAGCAAAAATGATGTCTAACCGCTGCGCCGGCTCACGCCATCCTCATTGCGTCGGTAGACCTCGCTAATTTGGCGGTCCTCGCTGGCCTATACGACATGGCGGCCTAGAAGGGCGTCACGGCCAGCCAATCCCACTGAGGTATCATCCAGTTTCTGAGGTTACCCTCGTTTAGTGGACACCCTATTTGTACGGATCTTGTGTCCGTAGGAGAGGATGTTCATTGTGAGTCAACAGCGCAAGAAGTACACGCCGGAGTACCGGCGTGAAGCCGCGAACCTGGTAATCGAGTCAGAGCGTCCGATCGCTCATGTGGCTAAGGAAATCGGTGTCTCCGCCGGGCTTTTAGGCCGGTGGGTCAAACTAGAGCGTGAGCGCCGAGGAGCATCAGACGGGATGAGCGAGGCTGATCTTCGTGCTGAGAATGCTCGTCTGCGTCGGGAGCTGGCTGAAGCCAAGATGGATAACGAGTTTTTGTCAAAAGCAACAGCCTTCTTCGCCGCGAAGCAACGCGAGCAGAAAAGTTCGAATTGATGCAGCAGGAGAAGGCGAACTACAGCATCAAGCGCATGGCACGGCTATTAAAAGTGTCTCGATCTGGATACTACAAATGGTCCCATGTGCAGCAGAAACGGCTATCCGGCGAAGATGATCGTGTTGCATTTTACGATGATGTTGACCGTAAGATTCACCAGATTTGGAAAAACTCCGATGAGGTTTATGGTGCTCCGCGGATCACCGCAGAGCTCGCCGAGCGCTACCAGATCACCTTGAATCGCAAGACTGTGGCTAAACGGATGCGCATGATGGGCATTGAAGGGATTTCACCGCGTGCCTCCAACTGAATCAGCGTCCACCCGGCGGTCAAATCAACATAAACCACGTTGTCGGCATGTGGCACCGACAACCCCCAGAGCTAAAACCCAAGCTCTCTGGGCCACGGCCAAGCCGCCGGAAGAAGCCAAGCTAGCACAAGTACAAAAACTCCGTGGACTCCCCGTCCAAAAAGCGGGGAGACTCCGCGTCCACAAAGTCCCTAGACTCCGAGACCAAAAAGTAGCTGGACTCCAAGTCCAAAAACCTCATGGACATAACACACTAATGCTAGTATATAGTCTTTCCTATGACGGTTCGCCTTGGTATATAGCCCGGCTTCTTAGTAACGATTGGCCCTCGGGACTGCAGGACGATAGACCTGATGCATTAAAAACTCTAAGCACCTACTTCGGAAAAGAATTCAGAGCCGGACCCGTCCCCTTCGGATAGATACATCTGGAATCACGATAAACGCAGGTCTTTTAGGAATGGATTTTAAATGCAATTTGTACGACAAGCCATTACTCAATCTTGGAAACTATCGCCTTGGGGAAACTTCTTAGTACTGGTCTCCATTGTCATCTCGTCAATTTGTACAGTAATTGCTCCATATATTCTCGGTAGTGGAGTCAACTTTCTCCTTAATAGTTCAAACAGAGAGGACTTCATTACAATTGGCCTAAAGCTTTCCATACTCTATTCTCTGATTTGGTTTTTAGGAACATCCTCCAGATACATATTATTTCCAATCTATGGAACAATTGAGCAAAAGCTGCAGTCAGATCGAATGGCTAGTTCCCTCACCGACAGCATCGATGCCAGCCCTGGCGCACGATCACATACTGATAATGGAGAGATCTCATTTGCCATTGATAGCGAGGCCTCCGCATATCGTGACACATTATCCAGCATCTACCTGTCTATATTGCCGGCAACCATTTCTTTAGCCTCCGGCATTTTCCTAGTCGTTATTGCCAGCACTTGGTTAGAAGGAATAATCCTCACAGCAGCCATTGTGACCTATTGTGTGGTCAGCTACCGGCTAATTCAAAGCCACCAGAACGCCCAGACAAAGTTTTTCAAAGAGAGCATGCGCAGTTTCGGCGTCCTAGGGAATTCTTTGTCCCTCTGGAAAGAAGCGACAGTGTTTTCTACCCAAGCATTTTTGGAATCTCGCTATAGAAAGGATCGAAGCACTGTAGAACGCGCCGGAGTCTATTCCTACACCATGACGCGGCGGCTGT is a genomic window of Corynebacterium singulare containing:
- the efeB gene encoding iron uptake transporter deferrochelatase/peroxidase subunit; its protein translation is MTCPFHFSRRSFLSGLAASTAAVAVPTANAQSSFFGSSKPMTNPDNGRSKDLEEVAAFHGEHQEGIVTAPQKFCEVIALDIQFADVSRLETLLRNITDRARFLTTGGQTPPDGIAYPANDSGELGTDLPTDNLSITVAVGESLFDDRFGLSSHKPAHLSTMEAFADDSLQENLCHGDLAIQICADQHDTVLHALRDILRHTRGDVAVRWRQSGYMNEPRPSGTQRNHLGFKDGIVNPKEEENDTLVWAGTDEPAWAAGGSYMVVRLIAMYTEFWDRISIAEQEQIFGRDRATGGPLSGGDEWAEPSYLDDHGDVIPTDAHIRLANPRTPETADQLMLRRAYNYDNGVRDNGTLDVGLVFICFQQDLERQFITVQKRLEGEPLADYIRPYGGGYFYALPGVRDESDFFGRALLTA
- a CDS encoding EfeM/EfeO family lipoprotein, whose amino-acid sequence is MKTFHITTAALAVMLIATPTADAQSSFGLSSSRSDAPPKVSAEKSEPQLNVRDVYHCPTPDDVQGQAEWKVFNTTGLALTVYVADDAGNAYQVLERVGSPAQRAWTPKLQNGTYHLTCVFHNDSAIKSNNFTVSGSTFTNAPKMVPITDREISAVAIEQATQQKKRLPELASKADALGKAVHSGNRADAQAAYLEFYEFFRTFDNYSGLWPGEDVEYGGVEKQLFSDADLTPTLADALVAAVHAKVETLEKTHFTVPAPDYGLRTHEVMEEFERFDMRGERDYGAHALPVALRANVLSTRFMLDPVRELVEGRGLDTAPIYAQLEELDALAAEFDAKYDVAFAEWSQKDRLRLQAAVASANELLAPVATVTVVRRMD
- a CDS encoding alkaline phosphatase family protein, with the translated sequence MKLRSRAVALCAAVAATTSAVPALAAPATPIEHVVVIYSENISFDHYFATYPNALNKDGEKLQGSEKDAPKFKAKEGTPKVNNLENNDLLGDKNPNSTKPFRLTPEQAVTADQNHHYADEQKAYNGGKMDKFPETVSVDNDKYDPQSYGTTGLTMGYYDGNTVTGMWNYAQNFAMNDNSFSTIFGPSTPGALNLIAGTVAGATMHDPATGEQQTIKDGENHALAGVSEDGKTATVVGDPDPLYDDCSNSSSAGTNQVTAMHSKNIGDQLNEKDVTWGWFQGGFRPTEEATDTSRARCGSSHTTLTGNPQTDYNPHHQPFQYYASTANPHHLAPSSDDMIGKTDRANHQYDLKDFDTALKQGNLPAVSFLKASNFQDGHASYSNPLDEQAFITHYINELQNSPEWDSTAVIIAYDDSDGWYDHQAPEILNGSNDPHQDSEICTAAAAKVGVAGDEHGQCGPGTRQPLIVVSPYAKTNFVDSTYTEQTSVTKFIQDNFGLGRLGGIAFDERAGELNNMFDFNGEKAPKLFLNETDGTVAKDYASIEHVDVTPRAGTNLKPVVEGMNDPKVTENGVPEITKLQSETKPSETKPSDDKKDEDKKDKSSESSKGGVFAILAVLAAAAAGVVGWFMNGHPGLDLDKLGIKLPF
- a CDS encoding IS3 family transposase, which produces MSQQRKKYTPEYRREAANLVIESERPIAHVAKEIGVSAGLLGRWVKLERERRGASDGMSEADLRAENARLRRELAEAKMDNEFLSKATAFFAAKQREQKSSN
- a CDS encoding IS3 family transposase gives rise to the protein MARLLKVSRSGYYKWSHVQQKRLSGEDDRVAFYDDVDRKIHQIWKNSDEVYGAPRITAELAERYQITLNRKTVAKRMRMMGIEGISPRASN